From the genome of Brevibacterium sp. JSBI002, one region includes:
- the gabT gene encoding 4-aminobutyrate--2-oxoglutarate transaminase: MTALEIGGEALPQERKIVTEIPGPKSREIEERRKSAVATGVGSSLPAYVVAAGGGILKDADGNQLIDLGSGIAVTTAGNSNPRVVEAAKAQLEAFTHTCFMVNPYESYVEVAEALNRLTPGDHEKRTVLLNSGAEAVENAVKIARAHTGRDAVVVFDHAYHGRTNLTMAMTAKAAPYKAGFGPFAGEVYRAPMSYPYRDNDAAGTKISGEDAAKRVITMIEKQIGSEYVAAIVIEPIQGEGGFIVPAEGFLPTLVDYAREKGIVFVADEVQAGFARTGKMFASEWEGIVPDLITTAKGIAGGLPLSAVTGRADIMDSVGPGRLGGTYGGNPAACAAALGAIASYEEDGLPERALAIGEIIVDRLTKLQSKYPEVGDIRGRGAMIAAEFVEHDSIEPNADLVKKIADYCAKNGVLVLTTGTFSNILRFLPPLTISDELLGDAFDVIEAALAELLG; encoded by the coding sequence ATGACAGCTTTGGAAATTGGCGGCGAAGCTCTGCCGCAGGAACGTAAGATCGTCACCGAGATTCCGGGACCGAAGTCCCGTGAGATCGAGGAACGTCGCAAGTCAGCCGTGGCGACTGGTGTCGGTTCGAGCCTGCCCGCCTACGTGGTCGCGGCCGGCGGCGGCATCCTCAAGGACGCCGACGGCAACCAGCTCATCGACCTCGGCTCGGGCATCGCCGTGACCACGGCCGGCAACTCGAACCCCCGCGTGGTCGAGGCCGCGAAGGCTCAGCTCGAGGCCTTCACCCACACCTGCTTCATGGTCAACCCCTACGAGAGCTACGTCGAGGTCGCCGAAGCCCTCAACCGCCTCACTCCGGGTGACCACGAGAAGCGCACCGTGCTGCTCAACTCCGGTGCCGAGGCCGTCGAGAACGCTGTGAAGATCGCTCGCGCCCACACCGGTCGCGACGCCGTCGTCGTCTTCGACCACGCCTACCACGGTCGGACCAACCTGACCATGGCGATGACTGCGAAGGCAGCGCCCTATAAGGCCGGCTTCGGTCCCTTCGCCGGTGAGGTCTACCGCGCACCCATGTCCTACCCGTACCGCGACAACGATGCGGCCGGCACGAAGATCAGCGGTGAGGACGCAGCCAAGCGCGTCATCACGATGATCGAGAAGCAGATCGGCTCCGAATACGTCGCCGCGATCGTCATCGAACCCATCCAGGGTGAGGGCGGCTTCATCGTCCCGGCCGAGGGCTTCCTGCCCACGCTCGTCGACTACGCCCGCGAGAAGGGCATCGTCTTCGTCGCCGACGAGGTGCAGGCCGGATTCGCCCGCACCGGCAAGATGTTCGCCTCCGAGTGGGAGGGCATCGTGCCCGACCTCATCACCACGGCCAAGGGCATCGCGGGCGGTCTGCCGCTGTCGGCCGTGACCGGTCGCGCGGACATCATGGACTCGGTCGGACCGGGCCGCCTCGGCGGAACCTACGGCGGCAACCCCGCCGCTTGTGCCGCAGCGCTCGGCGCCATCGCCTCATACGAAGAGGACGGACTGCCGGAGCGTGCCCTGGCTATCGGTGAGATCATCGTCGACCGCCTGACGAAGCTGCAGTCGAAGTACCCCGAGGTCGGCGACATCCGCGGCCGCGGTGCTATGATCGCCGCCGAGTTCGTCGAGCACGATTCGATCGAGCCGAACGCGGATCTCGTGAAGAAGATCGCGGACTACTGCGCGAAGAACGGCGTCCTCGTGCTCACCACGGGAACCTTCAGCAACATCCTGCGCTTCCTGCCGCCGCTGACGATCTCCGACGAGCTTCTGGGCGATGCCTTCGACGTCATCGAGGCAGCCCTCGCCGAACTCCTCGGCTGA
- a CDS encoding response regulator transcription factor codes for MTAHHQPAPSTGAESTPTTSPSLDRDDTSDPAERTSARTSVLVVDDDSWTTRAVAQALDDAGSFLVLDPVHSGEEAIAAFDAERPDLVLMDVNMPPGMSGVDATAAIMDLDPDARVVLLTTVSPGPGIARGLEAGALAVVNKTAGERELVSIVRAASAGECPELLRGLAEDIVISGDPLPDAPDAAPQLTAREMELLTLLCQGHSYEEIAADQSVAMSTMKSHARNLRLKLGARNLAQLVVRALQFKFFSPE; via the coding sequence ATGACTGCGCACCACCAGCCGGCCCCATCCACGGGTGCGGAGTCGACCCCGACAACCAGCCCATCGCTCGATCGGGACGACACTTCGGACCCCGCCGAGCGCACCTCCGCGCGCACCTCCGTGCTCGTCGTCGATGACGATTCGTGGACGACGCGAGCAGTGGCTCAGGCGCTCGATGATGCGGGTTCCTTTCTTGTGCTCGACCCCGTCCACTCCGGGGAGGAAGCCATCGCCGCCTTCGACGCCGAGCGTCCCGACCTCGTCCTCATGGACGTCAACATGCCGCCGGGAATGAGCGGCGTCGATGCGACGGCGGCGATCATGGACCTCGACCCCGACGCTCGCGTCGTGCTGCTGACGACCGTGTCTCCCGGGCCGGGAATCGCCCGCGGACTCGAGGCCGGCGCACTCGCGGTGGTCAACAAAACGGCCGGGGAGCGGGAGCTTGTCTCGATCGTGCGGGCTGCCTCGGCGGGGGAGTGCCCCGAACTGCTCAGAGGGCTGGCCGAGGACATCGTCATCAGCGGAGATCCCCTGCCCGACGCCCCCGACGCGGCACCGCAGCTGACCGCCCGCGAGATGGAGCTGCTCACCCTGCTCTGCCAGGGCCACAGCTACGAGGAGATCGCCGCCGACCAATCGGTGGCCATGTCCACCATGAAGTCGCACGCCCGCAACCTGCGCCTCAAACTGGGGGCGCGCAATCTCGCCCAGCTCGTCGTCCGCGCCCTCCAGTTCAAATTCTTCTCTCCGGAATGA
- a CDS encoding histidine kinase: MTSEIDSATGTSASVPARVWHFLRGPRFIDLPIRLLAFIMGLTILVPGSFEITEPRYAGLLILAYGLIVLAGFLPLSIVIASTGLGIAFSTLYPDLENMFPEALILATAVLISRRRWVGFALGTVGLAVYLGASTRLGSYDAGFEGLTDLGYGWLTYSILGLCASFVEARIRSEIDRRERAAVDHQKSLDAMRARFTSDMHDTISHSLTTESAIIRTLAKETDSESADRLLAELALVNAEATKRLRQLVTSLSRWETEACSGDSATSRVRFRAEAEQLTTAIEDGCAAGSVPLTTELSPLPTHATGTLSHHFRAVMLELATNVIRHSVPGTPATLAVEMRGERGDRAELLCRSTNESPTTLTKAPRSLSRRATAVGGVCRVDEDERRRTVVEVALPVRFVSPSAQATSAADMIDVVDDDFETSAVASRTEAPNAAAAGAESPLAEARSAGAPATDRSGDSVPDTSGATGLGSRGRRKKGDRKKVDA; the protein is encoded by the coding sequence ATGACTTCAGAGATCGACAGCGCGACCGGCACGTCAGCGAGCGTTCCGGCCCGAGTGTGGCACTTCCTTCGGGGGCCGCGCTTCATCGATCTGCCGATCCGTCTGCTGGCCTTCATCATGGGTCTGACGATCCTGGTGCCCGGGTCCTTCGAGATCACCGAACCCCGCTACGCAGGCCTGCTCATCCTCGCCTACGGACTCATCGTCTTAGCCGGCTTCCTGCCGCTGAGCATCGTCATCGCGTCGACCGGACTGGGCATCGCGTTCTCCACGCTCTATCCGGACCTGGAGAACATGTTCCCCGAGGCGCTCATCCTCGCCACCGCGGTCCTGATCAGCCGCCGCCGCTGGGTCGGCTTCGCGCTGGGCACCGTCGGACTGGCCGTCTACCTCGGCGCATCGACCCGACTCGGATCCTATGATGCCGGCTTCGAAGGTCTCACCGACCTCGGCTACGGCTGGCTGACATATTCGATCCTCGGCCTGTGCGCGTCGTTCGTCGAGGCCCGAATCCGCAGTGAGATCGACCGCCGCGAACGCGCCGCCGTCGACCACCAGAAATCACTCGACGCCATGCGCGCCCGGTTCACCAGCGACATGCACGACACCATCTCACATTCGCTGACCACCGAATCCGCGATCATCCGCACCCTGGCGAAGGAAACCGATTCCGAGAGCGCGGACCGCCTCCTCGCCGAGTTGGCCCTGGTCAACGCCGAAGCCACGAAACGGCTCCGACAGCTGGTGACGAGCCTGAGCAGGTGGGAGACCGAGGCCTGCTCCGGGGACTCCGCCACCTCCCGGGTCCGGTTCCGCGCCGAGGCGGAGCAGCTGACGACCGCGATCGAGGACGGGTGCGCGGCCGGTTCCGTTCCGCTGACCACCGAGCTCTCCCCGTTGCCGACCCACGCGACCGGCACCTTGTCACACCATTTCAGGGCCGTGATGCTCGAGCTCGCCACGAACGTCATCCGCCACTCCGTTCCGGGCACCCCCGCCACCCTCGCCGTCGAAATGCGAGGTGAGCGCGGTGACCGGGCCGAACTGCTCTGCCGCAGCACGAACGAATCCCCGACCACCCTGACCAAGGCGCCGAGGTCGCTGTCCCGCCGGGCCACGGCCGTGGGCGGCGTCTGTCGGGTGGACGAGGATGAACGGAGGAGAACCGTCGTCGAGGTGGCCCTGCCGGTCCGTTTCGTCTCCCCGTCCGCGCAGGCCACCTCTGCCGCCGATATGATCGACGTCGTCGATGACGACTTCGAGACCAGTGCAGTGGCGTCACGTACCGAAGCACCAAATGCCGCGGCTGCTGGTGCTGAGTCGCCACTTGCAGAGGCACGGTCTGCCGGTGCACCCGCCACCGATCGCAGCGGTGACTCCGTGCCGGATACAAGCGGGGCGACGGGCCTCGGCAGCCGAGGTCGCCGCAAGAAGGGCGACCGCAAAAAGGTCGACGCCTGA
- a CDS encoding PucR family transcriptional regulator, with product MTDTSSPRLSRLIRDTEGFLLPLTEVADDVAVARVEFGFDLPAASTEAAGHGSLNGTVVLVTEPVRSPAGLDSVLTDYAGAAALVVPPGTHSHLGDGADLRGSAGRAPVLLERSPHVTWSEILVHLRQLIEGATSALAWPDVDDLSALAAVIAETTGASITIEDPASRVLAHANLGDELDEIRRETILSGAIPDWRIAELEESGFLDTIRRSTDVVERPAEGTSPARSVIALRSEGELIGTIWAAYPAEVDPEPLREVLRDAARAALPVMLRTLRRSPFEKRIRREALGGILAGSADLGPSATLLSLPFSGSFCVLAFTEVAPDREPVLRFHLRAAFADAVLAQVSSAGAAHAGHGSVPVGPADVSMGRSGTGERVHLAALVQMSEPMNAEQVRDHVIAALRRSLPKSETLCFGAGTPVDRLDAVHRSWTEAAYVVDAVQAVTEAGPGADDEDVDPPPQKSSVTHRRSSTHGRIVGATIRDVAARVVGLQVADTLLAADERVIGGGPGPADGRAPTGQRAQSGAGVLGPAQALAAHDSQHNGSLLETLRVYFATVGNSAEASRRLHVHTNSLRHRLGRIEEITGLSTAEPAERLWLELSVLAHDRS from the coding sequence ATGACCGACACCTCGAGTCCGCGACTGTCCCGCTTGATCCGGGATACGGAGGGGTTCCTCCTGCCGCTGACGGAGGTGGCCGACGACGTCGCGGTCGCGCGAGTCGAATTCGGCTTCGACCTGCCAGCCGCTTCCACCGAGGCGGCCGGCCACGGCTCCTTGAACGGCACAGTCGTCCTCGTCACCGAGCCGGTGCGCAGCCCTGCCGGGCTCGATTCCGTGCTGACCGACTATGCGGGAGCCGCCGCTCTTGTAGTCCCGCCCGGAACGCACAGCCACCTCGGTGACGGGGCCGACCTGCGGGGGAGTGCGGGCCGGGCTCCGGTCCTCCTCGAACGATCGCCGCATGTGACGTGGTCGGAGATCCTCGTCCATCTGCGACAGCTCATCGAAGGGGCGACGAGCGCCCTGGCCTGGCCTGATGTCGACGACCTCAGCGCCCTGGCCGCCGTCATCGCCGAAACCACGGGCGCGTCGATCACGATCGAGGACCCGGCCTCGCGAGTGCTCGCGCATGCGAACCTCGGCGACGAACTCGATGAGATCCGTCGCGAGACGATCCTGTCCGGGGCCATTCCCGACTGGCGGATCGCCGAACTCGAGGAATCCGGGTTCCTCGACACGATCCGTCGTTCCACCGATGTCGTCGAACGTCCCGCCGAAGGCACATCACCGGCTCGATCGGTCATCGCCCTGCGCAGCGAGGGCGAACTCATCGGGACGATCTGGGCGGCCTACCCGGCCGAGGTCGACCCCGAACCGCTGCGCGAGGTGCTGCGCGACGCCGCCCGCGCGGCCCTGCCCGTGATGCTGCGGACCCTGCGCCGGTCACCGTTCGAGAAGCGCATCCGCCGGGAGGCTCTCGGCGGGATCCTCGCCGGTTCGGCCGATCTCGGGCCGTCGGCGACCCTGCTGTCGCTGCCGTTCTCGGGCAGCTTCTGCGTCCTTGCCTTCACCGAGGTGGCCCCCGACCGAGAGCCCGTCCTGCGGTTCCATCTGCGGGCTGCCTTTGCCGATGCCGTGCTCGCGCAGGTGAGCTCTGCCGGTGCCGCACACGCCGGACATGGTTCTGTCCCTGTCGGCCCGGCAGATGTCAGCATGGGTCGATCCGGAACCGGGGAGCGGGTCCACCTCGCGGCATTGGTGCAGATGAGCGAGCCGATGAACGCCGAACAGGTGCGCGATCACGTCATCGCCGCTCTGCGCAGGTCCCTGCCGAAGTCGGAGACCCTGTGCTTCGGAGCCGGCACCCCGGTCGATCGCCTCGATGCCGTGCACCGGTCGTGGACCGAAGCCGCATACGTCGTCGACGCTGTGCAGGCTGTCACCGAGGCGGGGCCTGGCGCGGACGACGAGGACGTGGACCCGCCCCCACAGAAGAGTTCGGTTACGCATCGACGTTCGAGTACTCACGGCCGAATCGTCGGGGCGACCATCCGCGACGTGGCAGCGAGGGTCGTGGGTCTGCAGGTCGCCGATACGCTGCTGGCCGCAGATGAGCGCGTGATCGGCGGAGGGCCCGGACCGGCCGACGGACGAGCACCCACCGGCCAGCGGGCTCAGTCGGGCGCAGGAGTACTCGGTCCGGCGCAGGCACTGGCAGCTCACGACTCTCAGCACAACGGCAGCCTGCTCGAGACCCTGCGCGTCTACTTCGCCACAGTCGGAAACTCGGCCGAGGCATCTCGCCGACTTCATGTGCACACGAATTCGCTGCGACACCGTCTCGGCCGCATCGAGGAGATCACCGGACTCTCAACGGCGGAACCGGCCGAGCGGCTCTGGCTCGAACTCTCCGTGCTCGCTCACGACCGGTCGTGA